A genomic stretch from Aedes albopictus strain Foshan chromosome 2, AalbF5, whole genome shotgun sequence includes:
- the LOC134286715 gene encoding uncharacterized protein LOC134286715, whose product MPQQPVVDDLLFPAVSIRRIDKLKQDLEKPTRSHPGHVYECGEGVFQAPFTGEYTRNPSNCLSVPVVPFSRNSNTPSSNTVSNPVLNDTLLIYYQNAGGMNCDVTKYYLTISDGCYDVVVRTETWLDPRTTSSSVFRPDYEVFRCDRSPRNSRKLTGGGVLIAVKKTRRVTNIQNDLWGSVEQVWVRIHLSNRSIFLCGIYFPPDRIRDESLIDTHTLSIMPVVETASATDEIIVIGDFNLPGISWRSSCNGFLYPDVEHSSIHNGASKLLDRYSTATLRQINHVTNENNRYLDLCFVSAQDEAPLIIEAPSPLVKDVNNHKALVITLHDHQISLAQSISSVFNDFRKADHQSITEYLAAIDWNDVLDERDVDIAARALSHILGHFADRHVPKKVHANISHPWITRDLRRMKTTKRAALKRYSKYRTFSLREHYTRLNSAYKIASRLCFNRYQRKIQQNLKSKPQEFWRSTTNSATQQSNASIK is encoded by the exons CGACCCGCAGCCATCCCGGTCATGTGTACGAGTGTGGAGAGGGGGTCTTCCAAGCTCCGTTTACAGGCGAGTACACTCGTAATCCCAGCAACTGTCTCTCTGTGCCCGTTGTtccattttccagaaattcaaacaCGCCATCGAGTAACACGGTTTCCAATCCGGTGTTGAATGATACCTTGCTGATTTATTATCAGAACGCTGGTGGAATGAACTGCGACGTTACCAAATACTACCTAACAATATCTGACGGCTGCTACGATGTTGTAGTACGGACCGAAACCTGGCTTGATCCCCGAACCACATCCAGTTCTGTTTTCCGTCCCGATTACGAAGTATTTCGCTGCGACCGGAGCCCCAGAAACAGCCGCAAACTAACAGGTGGTGGTGTCCTCATAGCTGTGAAGAAGACACGTAGGgtcaccaatatccaaaacgaccTATGGGGAAGCGTCGAACAAGTGTGGGTTCGTATCCATCTGTCGAACCGCTCTATCTTCCTTTGCGGAATCTACTTCCCGCCAGATCGTATACGTGATGAATCATTGATCGATACGCATACCCTGTCTATTATGCCAGTTGTCGAAACTGCCTCAGCCACGGATGAAATCATCGTCATTGGGGACTTCAACCTACCAGGAATTTCATGGCGGTCGTCCTGCAATGGGTTTCTTTATCCCGACGTCGAGCACTCCTCTATACATAACGGTGCTTCCAAACTCCTCGATCGTTACAGTACCGCTACGCTAAGACAGATTAATCATGTGactaatgaaaacaatcggtatTTGGATTTGTGTTTCGTTAGCGCTCAAGACGAAGCTCCACTTATTATCGAGGCTCCGTCACCTTTGGTCAAGGATGTCAATAATCATAAAGCGTTAGTTATCACACTCCATGATCACCAGATTAGCTTGGCGCAATCGATCAGTTCGGTTTTTAACGATTTTCGTAAAGCCGACCATCAGAGCATTACCGAATACCTGGCAGCTATTGACTGGAATGATGTTCTCGATGAACGTGACGTGGACATTGCAGCGCGGGCTCTCTCGCACATTCTGGGACATTTCGCCGATAGGCATGTGCCTAAAAAGGTTCACGCCAACATCAGCCATCCATGGATAACTCGCGATCTGCGCAGGATGAAGACAACGAAACGAGCAGCACTTAAGCGTTATTCGAAATACCGGACCTTCTCTCTCCGCGAGCACTATACCAGATTGAACTCGGCGTACAAGATCGCTAGTCGCCTGTGTTTCAATCGATATCagcgcaaaattcagcaaaatctgAAGTCTAAACCGCAGGAGTTTTGGAG ATCAACTACAAACTCCGCGACGCAACAATCCAACGCATCGATCAAGTGA